A single window of Plasmodium malariae genome assembly, chromosome: 8 DNA harbors:
- the PmUG01_08031000 gene encoding FAD synthetase, putative, which translates to MNAEDKEEWNDYSNSLMLYEQIEKLHNEYNREIKILKDCNNKELSNCDVLFYGENKNAQVIKSRDIIKPSMYNYDVINYYKDEVTLKKKIMELSEDIMTAIYHIYDSLRLCKENVFLSFNGGKDAVVVLHLFRCAYARYLYDVKGERKKPKLIYFKDDISEFPEVYHFLNECVYMYDFNISVIKGTWRSSITNFVENYQKQYQIVMTDQMKVSPNDSCPFFPIITFINGTRYNDTYSEKLQILNISSREFPPYLYLNPIFYWTYGAIWTFILYFKFDYCILYDHGYSSIGSLNDTIKNEFLKCNDCYLPAYFLKNWGYERHNRVLNEEKKVRDS; encoded by the coding sequence atgAATGCTGAAGACAAGGAGGAATGGAATGACTACTCAAATTCGTTGATGTTGTACGaacaaattgaaaaattacataatgaatataatagagaaataaaaatattaaaagattgcaataataaagaattaagTAATTGtgatgtattattttatggtgaaaataaaaatgcacaAGTGATAAAAAGCCGAGATATTATAAAACCTAGCATGTATAATTATGAcgtaataaattattacaaagACGAAGtgacattaaaaaaaaaaataatggaatTATCTGAAGATATTATGACTgcaatatatcatatttatgaTAGTTTACGTCTTTGCAaagaaaatgtttttttatcttttaatgGAGGAAAAGATGCTGTTGTTGTTTTACATTTGTTTAGATGTGCTTATGCAAGATATCTGTACGATGTAAAAggggaaaggaaaaaaccTAAACTAATTTATTTCAAGGACGATATAAGCGAATTTCCTGAAGTATATCATTTCCTGAATGaatgtgtatacatgtatgatTTTAATATAAGTGTAATTAAAGGTACTTGGAGAAGTAGTATAACTAATTTTGTTGAAAATTATCAAAAACAGTATCAAATTGTAATGACAGATCAAATGAAAGTTAGTCCAAACGATTCTTGTCCATTTTTCCCtataattacatttattaatggTACAAGATACAATGATACATATAgtgaaaaattacaaattttaaatatcagTTCACGAGAATTTCCaccatatttatatttaaatcctattttttattggACATATGGAGCTATTTggacatttatattatattttaaatttgattattgtatattatatgatcATGGTTATTCGTCAATTGGTTCATTGAATGacacaataaaaaatgagtttttaaaatgtaatgaTTGTTATTTGCCTGCATATTTCTTGAAAAATTGGGGCTATGAAAGGCATAATCGAGTATTGaatgaagaaaagaaagTGAGAGATTCTTAA
- the PmUG01_08031100 gene encoding conserved protein, unknown function, whose product MAERKVLNKYIPPDFDPDKLMESKKLMKKIEKRNNRNNKYNKNKKKFLNIRMMYPFTLKCNKCKSFTYVGTKFNSRVEKLKDESYLNIPIWKFYGKCNECKNEIIFKTDPKNGDYVLIAGGIRTYDAHKEQEIADDYYRTNNNVTHDKMKNTEKESYNAMLELKTNEQLEELQNINKRNIDKFSSINKALDKLYEKSEIQNSENNYYMNYLDPEDEKAFFNMLSKTRSSAEQNAEGTKINQVNAYNTPNVKDDNIIIEEEELAEEEDVEGGKEEEEEEKEKEKEKEVKNDLEKDKDNAKEKAKGNEVEEKGGKRFTENTFKDSLFSKKKDFVKSLKQSGGNGEGIKTNINLKPLENVKSNREGKINNDDVIEMDNNNLKRNNNNQNNNVSDINSRHVLKMKNLETNYNFIIKKKEDLSSIFNEYNSDSFDSPES is encoded by the coding sequence ATGGCCGAAAGGAAAGTcctaaataaatacataccaCCGGATTTTGATCCGGACAAATTAAtggaaagtaaaaaattgatgaaaaaaatagagaagAGGAATAACAGGAACAacaagtataataaaaataagaagaaattcttaaatataagaatgaTGTACCCATTCactttaaaatgtaataaatgtaaaagcTTTACGTATGTTGGtacaaaatttaattcaagagttgaaaaattaaaagatgaaagttatttaaatattcctATATGGAAATTTTATGGAAAATGCAATgaatgtaaaaatgaaatcatttttaaaacagATCCTAAGAATGGAGACTATGTATTAATAGCAGGAGGTATACGAACATATGATGCTCATAAAGAGCAGGAAATAGCTGATGATTATTAtagaacaaataataatgttacaCACGATAAGATGAAAAACACGGAAAAAGAATCATACAATGCCATGTTAGAATTAAAAACCAATGAACAATTAGaagaattacaaaatattaataaaaggaaCATAGATAAATTTAGCAGCATAAATAAAGCATTagataaattatatgaaaaaagtgAAATCCAAAATAgcgaaaataattattatatgaattactTAGATCCTGAAGATGAAAAGGCGTTTTTTAATATGCTTAGCAAAACTAGGTCATCCGCAGAGCAAAATGCGGAAGGGACGAAGATAAATCAAGTAAACGCGTACAACACACCTAATGTAAAGgatgataatattattatagagGAAGAGGAGTTGGCAGAAGAGGAGGATGTGGAAGGGGGAAAGGAAGAGGAAGAGGaagagaaagagaaagagaaagagaaagagGTAAAGAATGACTTAGAGAAAGATAAAGATAACGCGAAGGAGAAAGCGAAAGGGAATGAAGTAGAAGAAAAAGGCGGAAAAAGGTTTACGGAAAACACTTTTAAAGACAGTTTATTCAGTAAAAAGAAAGATTTTGTAAAAAGTTTAAAGCAAAGCGGAGGAAATGGAGaaggaataaaaacaaatattaatttaaaaccTCTTGAAAATGTGAAATCAAATCGAgaaggtaaaataaataatgacgATGTTATAGAAATGGATAATAATAATCTCAAGCGTAACAACAACAACCAAAATAATAACGTATCAGATATAAATAGTAGACAcgttttaaaaatgaagaatttaGAAACAAATTACAATttcatcattaaaaaaaaggaggatCTGTCtagtatttttaatgaatacaATTCAGACAGTTTTGATTCTCCAGAAAGttaa